One Candidatus Culexarchaeum yellowstonense genomic region harbors:
- a CDS encoding 50S ribosomal protein L22 has translation MPSWGYSIRGLNPETTAKACGRDMNISYKAAYEICKFIRGMKLEEAIEYLEKVCRKEKPIPFTKFTGKVAHHRGMEGRASLRYPVKASREIISLLNQVKANAEYKGLDPDKLRIIHIAAMKGPTIKKYIERAFGRASPYNRQLVHIEVAVAEEET, from the coding sequence ATGCCCAGCTGGGGTTATTCAATAAGGGGACTGAACCCCGAGACAACTGCAAAAGCTTGTGGTAGAGATATGAATATTTCATATAAGGCAGCATATGAGATATGTAAATTCATTAGGGGGATGAAGCTAGAAGAAGCAATAGAGTATTTGGAGAAGGTATGTAGGAAGGAGAAGCCCATCCCATTCACAAAGTTTACTGGTAAAGTTGCACATCATAGGGGGATGGAGGGGAGGGCTTCATTAAGATACCCTGTTAAAGCATCAAGGGAGATAATATCATTATTAAATCAAGTTAAAGCTAACGCTGAATACAAGGGTTTAGACCCGGATAAATTGAGAATAATCCATATTGCAGCCATGAAGGGGCCTACAATAAAGAAGTATATTGAAAGAGCATTTGGGAGAGCATCACCATACAATAGGCAACTCGTGCATATAGAAGTAGCAGTTGCGGAGGAGGAAACATGA
- a CDS encoding ABC transporter ATP-binding protein, producing MEVDSMDIVRLENVSKVYLTGKVKYPALRNVSISFPMGKFIAVMGPSGSGKSTLLNLIGGLDKPTEGKIISCGRNLEELTSDELAEYRNEKIGFVFQFFNLIGYLNVLENVMLPMAIKGADEDEGREKAMNLLKILGLEDKVKKRPNELSGGERQKVAIARALINDPELILADEPTGNIDSVSAKVIMEIFRRLVDEKGITIIMVTHNIELSRFCDMVVKLRDGIIESLEEVKKP from the coding sequence ATGGAGGTAGATTCTATGGATATTGTTAGATTGGAAAATGTTTCAAAAGTTTATCTTACCGGGAAGGTCAAATATCCAGCGCTGAGAAATGTGAGCATATCATTTCCAATGGGGAAATTCATAGCAGTGATGGGGCCATCAGGGTCAGGTAAATCCACACTACTAAACTTAATAGGAGGCTTAGATAAGCCAACCGAGGGGAAGATAATATCCTGTGGTAGAAATTTGGAGGAATTAACAAGTGATGAACTTGCAGAGTATAGGAATGAGAAGATAGGGTTTGTCTTTCAATTCTTCAATTTAATTGGATATTTAAACGTGCTGGAGAATGTTATGCTGCCAATGGCTATAAAGGGGGCTGATGAAGATGAGGGGAGGGAGAAGGCCATGAACCTATTGAAAATCCTAGGACTTGAAGATAAGGTGAAGAAGAGGCCCAATGAACTTAGCGGTGGCGAGAGGCAAAAAGTTGCAATAGCAAGAGCACTTATAAACGATCCAGAACTAATACTTGCCGATGAACCCACTGGAAACATTGACAGCGTAAGTGCAAAGGTAATTATGGAAATATTCAGAAGGCTTGTCGATGAGAAGGGGATAACTATAATAATGGTAACACACAATATAGAATTATCAAGATTCTGTGATATGGTGGTAAAGTTGAGAGATGGAATCATAGAAAGCTTGGAGGAGGTTAAAAAGCCATGA
- a CDS encoding ParB N-terminal domain-containing protein — MALSLQISFMGFSEELALAPVDKLHPHEEIIPSILDKLVGEIRRSGVFKDPIIVDSNSNVVLDGMHRLAASKIIGFKWIPVCYVDYMSDGVRVYRWWRIISGSGFREFVEKSFNADFLGRDSVDIYVSKYPLLIFRDGFYLFHTSGVFESLWLVKDLEANFSSRGFIVNYDLESDAISKLDSGKCSAVLTLPGVSKGDVISLAVSGKVFPHKSTRHVFPFRPMGINLPLNVLFMDSFEEASLMFLDHIKSRAVRIYPPGSILDRKYDEYLYVFEGVMRG; from the coding sequence ATGGCATTGTCTTTGCAGATATCCTTTATGGGTTTCAGTGAAGAGTTGGCTTTAGCCCCTGTGGATAAGCTTCATCCACATGAAGAGATCATTCCATCAATTTTGGATAAGCTTGTGGGGGAGATTAGGAGGAGCGGCGTTTTTAAGGATCCAATAATTGTGGATTCCAATTCCAATGTTGTTTTGGATGGTATGCATAGGCTTGCAGCATCTAAGATTATTGGGTTTAAGTGGATTCCCGTCTGTTATGTGGATTACATGAGTGATGGTGTTAGGGTTTATAGGTGGTGGAGGATTATTTCAGGTAGTGGTTTTAGGGAGTTTGTTGAGAAATCTTTCAATGCTGATTTCCTTGGTAGAGATTCTGTTGACATTTATGTTTCAAAGTATCCATTGCTTATCTTCAGGGATGGCTTCTACCTTTTCCATACAAGTGGGGTTTTTGAGTCTCTATGGCTGGTTAAGGATTTGGAGGCTAATTTCTCATCAAGAGGGTTCATTGTAAACTATGATCTTGAATCCGACGCCATCTCTAAACTTGATTCTGGGAAGTGCTCTGCAGTTTTAACCCTTCCAGGCGTTTCGAAGGGGGATGTGATTTCATTGGCTGTTTCAGGTAAGGTTTTCCCACATAAATCCACTAGGCATGTTTTCCCATTTAGACCTATGGGCATAAATCTGCCATTAAATGTATTGTTTATGGATAGCTTTGAGGAAGCATCCTTAATGTTTTTGGATCACATTAAAAGTAGGGCTGTAAGGATATATCCTCCTGGAAGCATTCTTGATAGGAAGTATGATGAATATTTGTATGTGTTTGAGGGGGTGATGAGGGGTTGA
- a CDS encoding radical SAM protein codes for MDLTSIPLRKMILREKYGEKLPEKSIMKASSDHHAKRRPRPCGLTIHPAIGCVNQCIYCYIQDMGYNFNNITPYGLSGAEMVYALLSNPYFMPTIDGTYIAIGSVTEPFHERVKGKTMEYIKAFEELGNPVQFSTKEYIDEELAKRIAQIKIPISPLITIVTLKSKNVLEPKAPDIELRIKTIRNLRAEGLKPMVFIRPIIPGITDNEAEEIINEAKRAGAVGIVAGSLRLTRSIIERMSKLGLDVKFIREAVEGEGAWKAKRRIMEIAEEKGLKAFSSSCCANAYVSGTTCINLCKNAIRRIPKANVEDVRNLVKNIVGKRVKDVIFNDNSIRILMEEKLTRREKDILKYDLRVILRRIISIV; via the coding sequence ATGGATTTAACCAGCATACCACTAAGAAAGATGATTCTGAGGGAGAAGTATGGGGAGAAGCTCCCCGAGAAATCCATCATGAAGGCATCATCAGACCATCATGCCAAGAGGAGGCCTAGACCATGCGGACTAACCATACATCCAGCCATAGGATGTGTAAACCAATGCATATACTGCTATATACAGGACATGGGATACAACTTCAACAACATAACACCATACGGTCTAAGTGGAGCTGAAATGGTATACGCACTACTATCAAACCCATACTTCATGCCAACAATAGATGGGACGTACATTGCCATAGGAAGCGTGACGGAGCCATTCCATGAAAGGGTGAAGGGTAAGACTATGGAATACATAAAAGCCTTTGAGGAACTTGGAAACCCGGTCCAATTCTCCACGAAAGAATATATAGATGAGGAATTGGCAAAGAGGATAGCGCAAATAAAGATACCGATAAGCCCCCTAATAACAATAGTCACATTGAAAAGTAAAAATGTGCTGGAGCCAAAAGCACCAGACATAGAGCTGAGAATTAAAACCATAAGGAATCTTAGAGCTGAAGGGTTAAAGCCAATGGTCTTCATTAGACCAATAATTCCAGGGATAACGGACAATGAAGCTGAAGAAATAATCAATGAAGCTAAAAGGGCTGGAGCCGTAGGCATAGTTGCAGGATCACTAAGACTGACTAGGAGCATAATTGAGAGGATGAGTAAATTGGGATTAGATGTGAAATTCATAAGGGAAGCCGTTGAGGGGGAGGGGGCTTGGAAGGCTAAAAGGAGAATAATGGAGATAGCTGAAGAGAAGGGGCTTAAAGCCTTCTCATCATCATGCTGTGCAAACGCCTACGTATCTGGAACCACATGCATAAACCTCTGCAAAAACGCCATAAGAAGAATTCCTAAAGCCAACGTTGAAGACGTTAGAAACCTCGTAAAGAATATAGTGGGAAAGAGGGTGAAGGATGTAATTTTCAACGACAATTCAATCAGAATACTCATGGAAGAGAAGCTCACCAGAAGAGAGAAGGATATATTAAAGTACGATCTTAGAGTAATATTGCGGAGAATTATAAGTATAGTTTAA
- a CDS encoding 30S ribosomal protein S19 translates to MPREFTYRGYTLQQLLEMPMDKFVTLLPSRQRRSLKRGLTPQQRILLEKIRDAKKLMSEGKNVKIRTHCRDMIILPEMVGLTIHVHNGKEFVPVEITTEMIGHYLGEFAITNKRVVHGTPGLRATRSSMYVPLK, encoded by the coding sequence ATGCCAAGGGAATTCACTTATAGGGGGTATACACTTCAGCAATTGCTTGAAATGCCCATGGACAAATTTGTCACCCTACTCCCCTCTAGGCAGAGGAGAAGCTTGAAGAGGGGGTTAACCCCCCAGCAACGTATATTATTGGAGAAGATTAGGGATGCCAAGAAACTTATGAGTGAAGGTAAGAATGTGAAGATAAGAACGCATTGTAGAGATATGATAATACTACCAGAAATGGTTGGTTTAACAATACATGTACATAACGGCAAGGAATTCGTTCCCGTTGAGATAACCACTGAGATGATTGGGCATTACCTAGGAGAGTTTGCAATAACGAACAAGAGGGTGGTTCACGGCACCCCAGGTTTAAGGGCTACTAGATCAAGCATGTATGTACCATTAAAGTAA
- a CDS encoding MFS transporter yields the protein MDKLVKLTWLLHISTLIFFTGGMIVSPIISPFALSLGADAIIIGLLSSITSIVTIIIRPFAGLIVDRGKRFETLMLGTALNCAAAIIYFFSNDLWSFAFGRILSGLASAFFMPASISTAIDLSPMDRVGETLGWRSTMFGISQLLGPGVGGYLADLMGYRNTFIINFLFVLTALIIIYFTSRMVPKDIVKHGGNSNGFKDIKRLLKLNFIGAMLAVIFYSMAMSGVSTFLPAYYVSVGLGTATYGLYSSINGGASIVTRATSGRIADKHGPIPVASIGAIIITLGYTVLSIFPDPPLAYLAAVLVGVGTGLWVPAIQLLALGNLPPEIRGFGSGIYSIAFDAGFMIGPIIFGFIIKSSGSYLSILWLLPILTFSALLIVQIVGLIMRRNHDKHLTAKM from the coding sequence GTGGATAAGTTAGTGAAGCTAACATGGCTCCTCCACATTTCAACACTAATCTTCTTCACTGGTGGAATGATAGTTTCTCCAATAATTTCTCCATTCGCGCTTTCTCTAGGGGCTGATGCAATTATAATTGGCTTACTATCATCTATAACATCAATAGTAACCATAATTATTAGACCCTTTGCAGGGTTAATTGTTGATCGTGGTAAGAGATTTGAAACGCTGATGCTTGGAACTGCCCTCAACTGTGCTGCGGCAATAATTTACTTTTTCTCCAATGATCTATGGTCTTTTGCCTTTGGGAGGATTTTGAGCGGCTTAGCTTCAGCATTCTTCATGCCTGCATCCATATCCACAGCCATAGATCTCTCGCCAATGGATAGAGTTGGGGAAACTCTGGGTTGGAGAAGCACAATGTTTGGAATAAGTCAATTGTTGGGGCCTGGCGTCGGCGGATATTTGGCTGACCTAATGGGTTACAGGAATACCTTCATAATAAACTTCCTATTTGTCCTTACTGCCCTCATCATAATATACTTCACCAGCAGAATGGTTCCAAAGGATATTGTCAAGCATGGAGGCAATTCAAATGGATTTAAAGATATTAAAAGACTTTTGAAATTGAATTTCATTGGTGCAATGTTGGCTGTAATATTTTATTCTATGGCTATGAGTGGGGTGAGCACATTCCTACCAGCATACTATGTTAGTGTAGGTTTAGGTACAGCAACCTACGGGCTTTATTCAAGTATTAATGGTGGGGCAAGCATAGTGACAAGGGCGACCAGTGGAAGGATTGCTGATAAACATGGCCCCATTCCAGTGGCTTCCATTGGCGCCATAATAATAACCCTAGGCTACACTGTTCTCAGCATATTTCCAGATCCACCTCTCGCTTATTTGGCTGCAGTTCTAGTTGGCGTTGGAACCGGTCTATGGGTTCCAGCAATACAGTTACTTGCTCTAGGCAATTTGCCTCCTGAAATTAGGGGATTCGGGTCTGGAATATACTCCATAGCCTTCGACGCTGGATTTATGATTGGACCCATAATATTCGGGTTCATTATAAAGTCTTCAGGTAGCTATCTATCAATACTATGGCTTCTACCAATATTGACCTTTTCAGCATTATTAATAGTGCAGATTGTGGGGTTAATTATGCGTAGGAATCATGATAAACATTTAACTGCGAAAATGTAG
- a CDS encoding histone family protein produces the protein MPELPLAPIERLVRKAGAYRVSVEAAEALREILEDMAIEISKEAIELAQHANRKTVTGEDIKLATKRLQKSLKYPV, from the coding sequence ATGCCTGAACTCCCACTAGCACCCATAGAAAGATTGGTTCGAAAAGCTGGAGCCTACAGAGTAAGCGTAGAGGCAGCTGAAGCCCTAAGAGAAATACTGGAGGACATGGCTATAGAAATATCGAAAGAAGCAATAGAGCTAGCTCAGCATGCAAATAGGAAGACAGTGACTGGAGAAGACATAAAACTGGCAACCAAAAGACTACAGAAAAGCTTGAAGTACCCAGTATAA
- a CDS encoding ribonuclease P protein subunit, producing MKITAKNIIAHELIGLKVKVSECSNKSCIGIGGMVVDETMKTIKVKDEKDGRMKVIPKSNTKFIFETEVGELVEVDGNVIIARPEDRLKKITMRRGWW from the coding sequence GTGAAGATAACTGCGAAAAATATAATAGCCCACGAGCTCATTGGTTTAAAGGTTAAAGTGAGCGAATGCAGTAACAAAAGTTGCATAGGAATTGGTGGAATGGTAGTTGATGAAACTATGAAGACAATTAAAGTAAAAGATGAAAAGGATGGCAGAATGAAAGTTATACCAAAAAGTAATACAAAATTTATATTCGAAACCGAGGTAGGGGAATTAGTGGAAGTTGATGGAAACGTGATAATAGCGAGACCTGAAGATAGATTGAAGAAAATAACTATGAGGAGGGGGTGGTGGTAA
- the rpmC gene encoding 50S ribosomal protein L29 has protein sequence MAIIRVSEIRKMTPEQRREKLSELKAELAKTMALAASGAPLDNPKKIRELKKAIARILTIENEERRRGKK, from the coding sequence GTGGCGATAATAAGAGTGAGTGAAATAAGGAAGATGACCCCTGAACAGAGGAGGGAGAAGCTTTCAGAGCTTAAGGCAGAATTGGCAAAAACCATGGCTCTAGCAGCTTCAGGAGCCCCTCTAGACAACCCCAAAAAGATAAGGGAACTGAAGAAGGCAATAGCCAGAATACTCACAATAGAAAACGAGGAGAGGAGGAGGGGGAAGAAGTGA
- a CDS encoding 30S ribosomal protein S3 — translation MSIKKYFVHEGYKKMQIDEYLMKEFERAGYAGMEMYKTPLGTRITIYAERPGIIIGRGGTTIKKLAEILEKRFGVERPQIAIAQVQNPELNAKVMALRIARAMEKGVNFRRAAFVALRQIMDAGARGAEIIISGKLRSERANYEKVKAGELLKAGEKKEVLVDEAKAEVLLKPGKYGIKVRIMPPVKTPDEITIKEKAELEEEGEESGDNKSE, via the coding sequence ATGAGCATAAAAAAATACTTCGTCCATGAAGGATACAAGAAGATGCAAATCGATGAATACTTAATGAAGGAATTTGAGAGGGCAGGATATGCTGGAATGGAAATGTATAAAACTCCACTGGGAACAAGAATAACAATATACGCTGAAAGACCTGGAATCATAATAGGTAGAGGCGGAACAACAATTAAAAAGCTTGCCGAAATACTTGAGAAGAGATTTGGTGTGGAGAGACCTCAAATAGCAATAGCACAAGTACAAAATCCGGAGCTAAATGCAAAGGTCATGGCATTAAGAATAGCTAGAGCAATGGAAAAGGGGGTAAACTTTAGGAGAGCTGCCTTCGTCGCATTAAGACAAATAATGGATGCCGGAGCCAGAGGAGCTGAAATAATAATAAGCGGAAAACTGAGATCAGAAAGGGCGAACTACGAGAAGGTGAAGGCTGGAGAACTATTAAAAGCGGGGGAGAAGAAGGAAGTACTAGTAGATGAAGCAAAAGCAGAAGTCCTATTGAAGCCAGGAAAGTATGGCATAAAAGTAAGGATAATGCCACCAGTAAAGACTCCGGACGAAATAACAATAAAGGAGAAGGCTGAATTAGAGGAGGAGGGGGAGGAAAGTGGCGATAATAAGAGTGAGTGA
- a CDS encoding 30S ribosomal protein S17, with protein MSTPARNIGIPGVKPPATTCNDPLCPYHGKLSVRGKVIEGTVVSSKMSKAVVVQRDYLYYIPKYKRYEKRRSKIHAYKPPCIEVREGDTVKIAECRPISKTISFVVIGKVEGEGSG; from the coding sequence ATGAGCACTCCAGCAAGAAACATAGGAATACCGGGAGTAAAACCCCCAGCAACAACATGCAACGATCCATTATGCCCATACCATGGAAAACTTAGCGTCAGAGGGAAGGTGATTGAGGGAACCGTTGTAAGTAGCAAAATGAGTAAAGCAGTAGTTGTACAGAGGGACTACCTATACTACATCCCAAAATATAAGAGGTATGAGAAGAGAAGATCGAAGATACATGCATACAAACCCCCATGCATAGAAGTTAGAGAGGGAGATACTGTAAAGATAGCTGAATGCAGACCCATAAGCAAAACAATATCCTTTGTAGTTATAGGGAAAGTGGAGGGGGAGGGAAGTGGCTAA
- a CDS encoding 50S ribosomal protein L14 — translation MAKRGAKGAVGVSYRHGVSAGLPVGARLKCADNSGAKIVQVIGVVGLKGRLRRLMSASVGDMVIVSVKEGTPEMRRQILRAVIVRQKKPYRRLDGSWIQFEDNAAVIVTPEGEPRGTDIRGPVAKEAAERWPKVAALASIII, via the coding sequence GTGGCTAAGAGAGGAGCGAAGGGGGCAGTTGGAGTATCATATAGACATGGTGTAAGTGCAGGATTACCAGTGGGAGCTAGACTTAAATGCGCAGACAACAGTGGAGCAAAAATAGTCCAAGTAATTGGAGTAGTAGGCCTGAAGGGGAGATTGAGGAGGCTAATGTCAGCATCTGTGGGGGATATGGTTATAGTATCTGTGAAGGAGGGGACACCGGAAATGCGAAGACAAATACTTAGAGCAGTGATAGTTAGACAGAAAAAGCCATACAGGAGACTTGATGGAAGCTGGATACAATTTGAAGACAACGCAGCAGTTATAGTAACCCCTGAAGGAGAACCAAGGGGAACAGATATAAGAGGGCCAGTAGCCAAAGAGGCTGCGGAGAGATGGCCTAAAGTTGCAGCCTTAGCAAGTATAATAATTTGA
- a CDS encoding 30S ribosomal protein S17e produces the protein MGKVRTKVVKNLAAKLLEKYPDLFTTDFEKNKRLVEELTDLRFKHLQNRVAGYITHLVKINMRASEAEEAESAEVEGEAEAESSGG, from the coding sequence TTGGGGAAGGTGCGAACGAAGGTTGTGAAGAATTTGGCTGCGAAATTGTTGGAGAAGTATCCGGATCTTTTCACCACGGATTTTGAGAAGAATAAGCGTTTGGTTGAGGAGTTGACTGATCTCAGATTTAAGCATTTACAGAATAGGGTTGCCGGCTACATCACCCATCTGGTTAAGATTAATATGCGTGCTTCAGAGGCTGAGGAGGCTGAATCTGCTGAGGTGGAGGGTGAGGCTGAGGCGGAGTCTAGTGGAGGTTAA
- a CDS encoding ABC transporter permease: protein MKLKGLLKLALKQLMERRTRTILTILAIAVGVTSIIALSAQVEGVSNEIFKTLEKLGPNTIIVTVRSGGLFTEVDVSNVKGLSGVAKVAPIFITTARVTGINDRITILGASTTDMQTVLGSINLIKGEAYYNVPSPQAVIGYNIAVDDTGAYRYDVGQPILVQIGSRNIMMITVGILDSYGTSTIINPDTTIFIPIDYLRLLLRTSGYTAIIVKTNSIDDVDSVMELIRYMFGSRASITSIKQITSTVQAVTSQISLLLVGIAGTSFVAAGLGTFNIMTISVLERVREIGILKAIGMKDRGVLALYLSQGLILGILGSGIGIILGAAIAHIIPILLSGGARINVSGQNVLSTYTPTVTPTYILMSVTIAVLVAVVSSAYPSWKAAKMNPVEALRYE, encoded by the coding sequence ATGAAGTTAAAGGGATTATTGAAGTTGGCATTGAAACAGTTAATGGAGAGGAGAACTAGAACCATACTAACGATTTTGGCAATAGCCGTAGGTGTTACAAGTATAATTGCACTCTCAGCACAAGTGGAAGGGGTTAGCAATGAAATATTCAAAACCCTGGAGAAACTTGGACCAAACACAATAATAGTCACTGTTAGGAGTGGAGGACTATTCACAGAGGTAGACGTATCAAATGTTAAAGGGTTAAGTGGAGTGGCAAAAGTGGCTCCAATATTCATAACCACCGCAAGAGTCACAGGAATAAATGATAGGATAACAATACTTGGAGCCTCCACCACAGATATGCAAACAGTATTGGGAAGCATAAACCTAATTAAGGGGGAAGCATATTACAATGTACCATCACCCCAAGCAGTAATAGGCTACAACATAGCAGTGGATGATACAGGAGCATACAGGTATGATGTTGGACAACCAATACTGGTTCAGATAGGATCTAGAAACATAATGATGATCACAGTGGGAATCCTCGACTCCTACGGAACATCAACAATAATAAACCCGGACACAACAATATTCATCCCAATAGACTACCTAAGACTACTACTAAGAACCAGTGGATACACGGCAATTATAGTGAAGACAAACAGCATTGATGACGTGGACAGCGTCATGGAGCTAATAAGATACATGTTTGGAAGTAGAGCAAGCATAACATCAATAAAGCAGATTACAAGCACAGTTCAAGCAGTAACATCACAAATAAGCCTATTACTAGTGGGAATTGCTGGAACATCCTTCGTGGCAGCAGGGCTTGGAACATTCAACATAATGACAATATCAGTATTGGAAAGGGTTAGGGAGATAGGGATACTTAAGGCTATTGGAATGAAGGATAGAGGGGTCCTCGCATTATACCTCTCACAAGGATTAATACTTGGAATCCTCGGAAGCGGCATAGGAATAATACTGGGTGCAGCCATCGCACACATAATACCAATACTGCTAAGTGGCGGCGCTAGAATCAATGTTTCAGGCCAAAACGTTCTATCCACATACACGCCAACAGTAACCCCAACATACATACTCATGTCAGTGACAATTGCAGTATTGGTGGCAGTAGTATCATCAGCATACCCATCATGGAAAGCTGCAAAAATGAATCCAGTGGAAGCATTAAGATACGAGTAA
- a CDS encoding MoaD/ThiS family protein: MKVRFLGHLKNVFDDGLMSLSGVGGRRLRDVLSMVYDLLGKASNEIFDGSPDRVRSSIILLVNEVSYDILGLDYIVGEDDELIFIPSVHGG; the protein is encoded by the coding sequence TTGAAGGTTAGATTTCTAGGTCATTTGAAGAACGTTTTTGATGATGGGTTAATGTCTCTGAGTGGAGTTGGGGGGAGGAGGCTTAGGGATGTTCTCTCAATGGTTTATGATCTATTGGGGAAAGCTTCAAATGAGATATTTGATGGTTCGCCTGATAGGGTTCGTTCAAGCATAATCCTACTGGTTAATGAAGTTTCATATGATATCCTTGGGTTAGATTACATTGTGGGTGAGGATGATGAGCTCATATTCATACCATCAGTTCATGGTGGATAG
- a CDS encoding ferritin-like domain-containing protein, whose amino-acid sequence MVSKELLELLNEAIASEMQVSIQYMWQHVQWSGVKGLAVKDTLRSIAIQEMKHAEKIAERLYYLGGKPTTKPKEIFVGENLKEMIERDVKDEEMAITLYKKIIKKALDEGDEVTAHIFREILEDEEDHHDTFTTILEDLT is encoded by the coding sequence ATGGTTTCAAAAGAGTTACTTGAACTATTAAATGAAGCCATAGCCTCCGAAATGCAAGTGTCCATACAATACATGTGGCAACATGTACAATGGAGTGGAGTGAAAGGATTAGCTGTAAAGGATACTTTAAGGAGCATTGCAATTCAAGAAATGAAGCATGCAGAAAAGATAGCTGAAAGACTGTACTATCTGGGAGGTAAACCCACAACAAAACCGAAGGAGATATTCGTGGGAGAGAATCTAAAGGAGATGATTGAAAGAGACGTTAAAGATGAAGAAATGGCCATCACGCTTTATAAGAAGATAATAAAGAAGGCTTTAGATGAAGGGGATGAAGTAACAGCACACATATTTAGAGAGATATTAGAGGATGAAGAAGACCATCATGACACATTCACAACAATACTTGAAGATTTAACGTGA